A section of the Paenibacillus yonginensis genome encodes:
- a CDS encoding DUF309 domain-containing protein has product MMKYEELYLAFLIYFNRDRDYFECHEVMEELWLARERDPLYKGLLQVAVGLFHFRDGNVRGSLKMLRSAAAKLADYPADSLGIDLGKLRGEVERYVQRLARYHEQTFDYYDLTIEIRDPELARAVEEASSKVKANAPLQLKRQRGPKHELRGKNRT; this is encoded by the coding sequence ATGATGAAGTATGAGGAGCTGTATCTGGCTTTTCTGATCTATTTCAACCGGGATCGGGATTATTTTGAATGCCATGAGGTCATGGAGGAGCTCTGGCTGGCCAGAGAACGTGATCCTTTATATAAAGGATTGCTGCAGGTGGCGGTCGGACTGTTCCATTTCCGGGACGGCAATGTGCGTGGCAGTCTGAAGATGCTGCGTTCCGCAGCCGCTAAGCTGGCCGATTATCCTGCGGACAGTTTGGGGATTGACCTCGGGAAGCTGCGCGGCGAGGTTGAACGGTATGTGCAGCGGTTGGCCCGTTACCACGAGCAGACGTTTGATTATTATGATTTAACGATTGAAATCAGAGACCCTGAGCTGGCCCGGGCTGTAGAAGAGGCTTCGTCCAAAGTTAAGGCGAATGCGCCTCTGCAGCTTAAGCGGCAACGGGGTCCCAAACATGAACTGCGGGGCAAAAACCGTACCTAG
- a CDS encoding RsmB/NOP family class I SAM-dependent RNA methyltransferase, which translates to MSVTLPPLFLERMQTLLGEEYPDFVVSYDHPRFAGIRINTLKISPEAFAELTPFELKPVPWCETGYYIDEGQKPGKHPYYHAGLYYIQEPSAMAPAEALDVQPGDRVLDLCAAPGGKSTQIAARLQGQGVLVTNDISEMRTKALAKNIELYGVKNAVVLNESPERILQAFPGYFNKILIDAPCSGEGMFRKDEDMARQWEKHSVEVCSVMQRDILKSAAGMLAPGGTIVYSTCTFAPEEDEAQIAEFLTLNPDFEVVPLPAKWGLAKGRPDWLYPPYMKVEKGEYTEASAAQTGDAGRLWPHRIQGEGHFVAVLRHTGETGQPGRTQSRNQDRDFSEQHQEEQEQELDQGSAWLTIQPAPTAQSALSSRAAKDKTRQANKGKGKGRGRRQESAGAGAVQDQQELLAAWRLFAGQNLSDTAGMTGYPVFFGTNLYLSPLTPDQLNGLKTVRPGWYVGTVKNGRFVPGQPLAAALKPGESLRSVQLSLEEGEAVRYLKGETLQLPESRLVRLNDSLPKGYVLVGVGDYSLGWGKWQDGMLKNEYPAGWRWT; encoded by the coding sequence ATGAGCGTTACGCTGCCTCCATTATTCCTGGAGAGAATGCAAACCTTACTTGGGGAGGAATACCCGGATTTTGTCGTTTCTTATGATCATCCCCGGTTTGCGGGAATCAGGATCAATACATTAAAAATCAGTCCGGAGGCGTTTGCGGAGCTGACTCCTTTTGAGCTGAAGCCGGTGCCCTGGTGCGAAACCGGCTATTATATTGACGAAGGACAGAAGCCGGGCAAACATCCTTATTATCATGCGGGCCTGTATTATATCCAGGAACCCAGCGCGATGGCTCCCGCCGAGGCGCTGGATGTCCAGCCGGGGGACCGGGTGCTGGACCTGTGCGCCGCTCCTGGCGGCAAATCGACGCAAATCGCAGCCAGGCTGCAGGGGCAAGGCGTACTGGTCACCAATGACATCAGCGAAATGCGGACCAAAGCGTTGGCGAAAAATATCGAGCTATACGGCGTCAAAAATGCCGTTGTGCTGAATGAAAGCCCGGAACGCATTCTGCAGGCTTTCCCCGGCTATTTCAATAAAATTCTGATCGACGCCCCCTGCTCGGGGGAAGGCATGTTCCGCAAGGATGAAGATATGGCCCGGCAATGGGAGAAACATTCGGTGGAAGTCTGCTCGGTCATGCAGCGCGATATTTTGAAGTCGGCGGCAGGCATGCTGGCTCCAGGCGGAACGATCGTCTACTCGACATGCACGTTTGCTCCGGAGGAAGATGAAGCCCAGATTGCGGAATTTCTGACCCTGAATCCGGACTTCGAAGTTGTGCCTCTCCCCGCAAAATGGGGGTTGGCCAAAGGCCGTCCCGATTGGCTGTACCCGCCGTATATGAAAGTAGAAAAGGGCGAATATACGGAGGCATCGGCAGCGCAAACGGGAGATGCCGGCAGGCTTTGGCCGCATCGCATCCAGGGCGAAGGCCATTTTGTCGCTGTGCTGCGGCATACGGGCGAAACGGGTCAACCGGGCAGGACTCAGAGCCGGAATCAGGACCGGGACTTTTCCGAGCAACACCAAGAGGAACAGGAACAAGAGCTGGATCAGGGTTCTGCCTGGCTTACGATCCAGCCGGCCCCAACGGCTCAGTCCGCTTTATCCTCTCGAGCGGCCAAGGACAAAACGAGGCAAGCGAATAAAGGAAAAGGCAAAGGCCGGGGGAGACGCCAGGAGTCAGCAGGAGCAGGCGCCGTTCAGGATCAGCAGGAGCTGCTGGCAGCCTGGCGTCTGTTCGCCGGGCAAAACTTATCGGATACGGCCGGAATGACCGGTTATCCTGTATTTTTTGGAACAAACCTATATCTGTCGCCGCTGACCCCGGACCAGCTTAACGGATTAAAGACGGTGAGACCCGGCTGGTATGTCGGAACGGTTAAGAACGGCCGTTTTGTGCCCGGTCAGCCTCTTGCTGCGGCTTTAAAGCCGGGAGAGAGCTTAAGAAGTGTGCAATTATCCTTGGAGGAAGGCGAAGCTGTTCGTTATTTGAAAGGGGAAACGTTGCAGCTTCCGGAAAGCCGGCTGGTCCGCCTGAATGACAGTCTGCCGAAAGGGTACGTCCTGGTGGGCGTTGGCGATTATTCGCTTGGCTGGGGCAAATGGCAGGACGGGATGCTCAAGAACGAATATCCGGCGGGCTGGAGGTGGACGTAA
- a CDS encoding pseudouridine synthase, producing the protein MLGHIGVASRAEIKKMVKQGRVTVDGLKVKDSGLQVNPDQSRIEVDGEAVLYREYVYLMLHKPAGVVSATEDNRDKTVIDLLPDEYRTFSPFPVGRLDKDTEGLLLLTNDGALSHELLSPRKHVPKTYEADVAGEIGDSHRQRFAAGVELDDGYLTKPAELHVLEHYEKDGQSCCRISLTIVEGKFHQVKRMFEAVGSKVLYLKRVSMGTLTLDPELPKGAFRELTEEELYRLQHIHQKENQ; encoded by the coding sequence ATGCTGGGCCATATCGGCGTGGCTTCCCGGGCAGAGATCAAAAAGATGGTCAAACAGGGGCGCGTCACCGTGGATGGCTTAAAAGTCAAGGACAGCGGCCTGCAGGTGAATCCGGATCAAAGCCGAATCGAGGTCGATGGCGAGGCGGTGCTTTACCGCGAATACGTGTACCTGATGCTGCACAAACCAGCCGGGGTTGTTTCGGCAACCGAAGACAACCGTGACAAAACGGTGATCGACTTGCTTCCGGATGAATATCGGACTTTCTCGCCGTTTCCGGTAGGACGGCTGGATAAGGACACGGAAGGGCTGCTGCTGCTGACCAACGACGGGGCGCTTTCTCATGAGCTGCTTTCTCCGCGCAAGCACGTCCCTAAAACCTATGAAGCGGACGTAGCAGGTGAAATCGGAGACAGCCACAGGCAGCGTTTTGCGGCGGGCGTAGAGCTGGATGACGGCTACCTGACTAAACCAGCCGAGCTTCATGTGCTGGAGCATTATGAGAAAGACGGACAAAGCTGCTGCCGAATTTCATTGACCATAGTGGAAGGCAAATTCCATCAGGTCAAACGGATGTTTGAAGCGGTGGGCTCTAAAGTGCTCTATTTAAAAAGAGTAAGCATGGGAACGCTGACGCTTGATCCGGAGCTGCCGAAAGGCGCTTTTCGCGAGTTGACGGAGGAAGAGCTTTACCGGCTGCAGCATATTCATCAGAAAGAAAACCAATAG
- a CDS encoding Cof-type HAD-IIB family hydrolase: protein MKYQLIALDVDGTLLTDDHQLTDGTAEAIRAVAATGAEIVLCTGRAPQSSIPYMQALGLEGSIITHNGAATVGVKGDHYTVIHEFPLDLNGLQPYFDYCRENGVHFDVNTTFELYVPGADQLEQDVLDMYRQFLITPKNLPPLSEFAEPVVKVTAAGTKEFMDKVEADWSLWDQPFNMLRSGDYFVDLMHKQSSKGAALQQLAEKRGIARENIMAIGNYYNDLSMLTYAGLGIAMDNSPLEVKAAADDVTMSNNEEGVKAALEKYCLNQAVL, encoded by the coding sequence ATGAAATACCAACTGATCGCGCTTGATGTTGACGGTACGCTGCTGACGGATGATCATCAATTGACGGACGGAACGGCTGAAGCGATTCGCGCCGTGGCCGCGACAGGGGCGGAAATCGTCCTTTGTACAGGCCGGGCGCCGCAGAGCTCTATTCCCTACATGCAGGCATTGGGTCTGGAAGGCTCGATTATTACGCATAACGGGGCGGCTACGGTGGGGGTTAAGGGCGACCATTATACGGTCATTCATGAATTCCCGCTCGATTTGAACGGCCTTCAGCCTTATTTCGATTACTGCAGAGAGAACGGCGTTCATTTCGACGTCAATACCACCTTTGAACTGTATGTTCCCGGGGCTGATCAGCTGGAACAGGATGTGCTGGATATGTACCGGCAGTTTCTGATTACTCCTAAGAACCTGCCGCCTTTGAGCGAGTTCGCCGAGCCGGTTGTGAAAGTTACTGCCGCAGGCACCAAGGAATTTATGGATAAAGTCGAAGCGGATTGGAGTTTGTGGGATCAGCCTTTCAACATGCTGCGCAGCGGAGATTATTTCGTAGATCTGATGCACAAGCAGTCCTCCAAGGGAGCGGCTTTGCAGCAATTGGCGGAGAAACGGGGAATTGCCCGTGAGAACATCATGGCCATAGGCAACTACTATAATGATCTTTCCATGCTGACTTATGCCGGATTAGGCATAGCTATGGACAATTCTCCTTTGGAGGTTAAAGCGGCTGCGGATGACGTAACGATGTCCAACAACGAAGAAGGCGTCAAGGCTGCACTTGAGAAATATTGCCTGAACCAGGCGGTCCTTTAA